One stretch of Streptomyces sp. 135 DNA includes these proteins:
- a CDS encoding TIGR01777 family oxidoreductase — MEPTQPQRSPQPYRVAVAGASGLIGTALTRSLAADGHEVVRLVRRAPRGKDEVRWDPEEGYVDAVGLTGCTAVVNLAGAGIGGHRWTDAYKRELRDSRVLGTGTLTATAASLDVPPRVFVNASAIGYYGDTGQRAVDESAPAGQGFLPSLCVEWEAATAAAEAAGIRTVHARNGLVVAREGGAWARLFPLFKAGLGGRLGNGRQYWSYISLHDEVAALRHLLDTESLSGPVNLTAPDPLTNAEVTAAMGRVLKRPTLLTAPAPALRLVLGEMAGDVLASQRVVPRRLLDSGFTFTYPGIEETLRAALR, encoded by the coding sequence ATGGAACCCACACAGCCGCAGCGTTCCCCGCAGCCGTACCGGGTGGCCGTCGCCGGCGCCTCCGGGCTCATCGGCACCGCGCTCACCCGCTCCCTCGCAGCGGACGGGCACGAGGTGGTCCGGCTGGTGCGCAGAGCGCCCCGCGGCAAGGACGAGGTGCGCTGGGACCCCGAGGAGGGGTACGTCGACGCGGTGGGCCTGACGGGCTGCACCGCGGTCGTCAACCTCGCGGGCGCGGGCATCGGCGGCCACCGCTGGACGGACGCCTACAAACGGGAGCTGCGCGACAGCCGGGTCCTCGGCACCGGCACGCTCACCGCCACGGCGGCCTCGCTCGACGTACCGCCGCGCGTGTTCGTGAACGCGAGCGCGATCGGCTACTACGGAGACACCGGTCAGCGCGCGGTGGACGAGAGCGCCCCCGCCGGGCAGGGCTTCCTGCCGTCCCTGTGCGTGGAGTGGGAGGCGGCCACCGCGGCCGCCGAGGCGGCGGGCATCCGTACCGTCCATGCCCGCAACGGCCTGGTGGTGGCGCGCGAGGGCGGCGCCTGGGCGCGCCTGTTCCCGCTCTTCAAGGCGGGTCTCGGCGGCCGCCTGGGCAACGGCAGGCAGTACTGGAGCTACATCTCCCTGCACGACGAGGTCGCCGCGCTGCGCCATCTCCTCGACACGGAGTCGTTGTCGGGCCCGGTGAACCTCACGGCGCCCGATCCGCTCACCAACGCCGAGGTGACGGCCGCGATGGGGCGGGTGCTGAAGCGGCCCACGCTCCTCACGGCACCGGCGCCCGCGCTGCGGTTGGTGCTCGGCGAGATGGCGGGCGATGTCCTGGCGAGCCAGCGGGTCGTGCCGAGGCGCCTGCTGGACTCCGGCTTCACGTTCACGTACCCCGGCATCGAGGAGACGCTGCGGGCCGCCCTGAGGTGA
- a CDS encoding DUF4240 domain-containing protein — MDETEFWEIVDSTREAAGGDPEDHAELLVERLLRHDPDSVLDFARHFEARYNRAYRWDLWGAAWVLLGGASDDAFDYFRCWLIGQGREVFEGALHDPDALADLLDDFDEELDGDGEELGYAADEAYEQLTGLVAPDLGILPAPPEPVGTPVDFEDDAVMAQRYPKLWGRFMSD; from the coding sequence ATGGACGAGACGGAGTTCTGGGAGATCGTGGACAGCACCCGCGAGGCCGCCGGCGGCGACCCCGAGGACCACGCCGAGCTGCTCGTCGAGAGACTGCTGCGGCACGACCCGGACTCCGTCCTCGACTTCGCCCGCCACTTCGAGGCCCGGTACAACCGCGCCTACCGCTGGGACCTGTGGGGCGCCGCCTGGGTGCTGCTCGGCGGCGCGAGCGACGACGCCTTCGACTACTTCCGGTGCTGGCTGATCGGCCAGGGCCGGGAGGTCTTCGAGGGCGCCCTGCACGACCCCGACGCGCTCGCCGATCTCCTGGACGACTTCGACGAGGAGCTGGACGGCGACGGCGAGGAGCTCGGTTACGCGGCCGATGAGGCGTACGAGCAGCTCACCGGCCTCGTCGCACCGGACCTCGGCATCCTGCCCGCCCCGCCCGAACCGGTGGGCACGCCCGTGGACTTCGAGGACGACGCGGTGATGGCGCAGCGCTATCCGAAGCTGTGGGGCCGCTTCATGAGCGACTGA
- a CDS encoding SDR family oxidoreductase produces the protein METTQQATRSARPLTGRIALVAGATRGAGRAMAVELGRAGATVYVTGRTTRERVSEVGRSTETIEETAELVDAAGGSGIAVPTDHLEPAQVASLVERIDREQGRLDILVNDIWGGDLHVEWDKKMWEHDLDKGLRVLRLGIETHIVTSRYALPLLVKNPGGLVVEVTDGTAEYNGPHYRKPFYYDLAKAAPLRMARDLAEELAEYGCTALALSPGWLRSEAMLDTHFKVTEENWRAGCEQNPHFAISETPAFVGRALVALAADPDVARHNGASLSSGGLAKEYGFTDVDGSAPDAWRYITEVDQESGTADVTGYR, from the coding sequence ATGGAGACCACACAGCAAGCGACCCGCTCCGCACGGCCGCTGACCGGAAGGATCGCCCTCGTCGCCGGTGCCACGCGCGGCGCGGGCCGCGCCATGGCCGTGGAACTGGGCCGTGCCGGAGCCACCGTCTACGTCACGGGACGCACCACGCGCGAGCGCGTCAGCGAGGTCGGCCGCAGCACCGAGACCATCGAGGAGACCGCCGAGCTGGTCGACGCCGCCGGCGGCTCGGGCATCGCCGTGCCCACCGACCACCTGGAGCCCGCACAGGTCGCCTCCCTCGTCGAGCGGATCGACCGCGAGCAGGGCCGCCTGGACATCCTCGTCAACGACATCTGGGGCGGCGACCTGCACGTCGAGTGGGACAAGAAGATGTGGGAGCACGACCTCGACAAGGGCCTGCGCGTCCTGCGCCTCGGCATCGAGACCCACATCGTCACCAGCCGGTACGCGCTGCCGCTGCTCGTCAAGAACCCCGGCGGCCTGGTCGTCGAGGTCACCGACGGCACCGCCGAGTACAACGGCCCCCACTACCGCAAGCCCTTCTACTACGACCTCGCCAAGGCCGCCCCGCTGCGGATGGCCCGCGACCTCGCCGAGGAGCTGGCGGAGTACGGCTGCACGGCCCTCGCGCTGTCCCCCGGCTGGCTGCGCTCCGAAGCCATGCTCGACACCCACTTCAAGGTGACCGAGGAGAACTGGCGGGCGGGCTGCGAGCAGAACCCGCACTTCGCGATCTCCGAGACGCCCGCCTTCGTCGGCCGGGCGCTCGTCGCCCTCGCCGCCGACCCCGACGTGGCCCGCCACAACGGCGCGTCGCTCTCCAGCGGCGGTCTCGCCAAGGAGTACGGCTTCACCGACGTCGACGGCTCGGCGCCCGACGCCTGGCGGTACATCACGGAGGTCGACCAGGAGAGCGGCACGGCGGACGTCACCGGCTATCGGTAG
- a CDS encoding regulator has product MTERPPQRTPNRQLAALISEAGFSNAGLARRVDQLGLEHGLDLRYDKTSVTRWLRGQQPRGTTPALIAEVFTRRLGRRLSAQDLGLDACAPVYAGLEFAATPEEAVDIVGGLWRKDSGSHAELRKIAFTPAGLVVPSRDWLIGRADERVGRGETDPGQVRVPAQGRPGVPRQRRESDRGPGQRVTNGDIAALRSVGELFRALDNAYGGGHARQALVRYLEHEAEPMLRGTYGEQAGRRLFAAAADLTRLAGWTSYDIAAHGLAQRYYVQALRLSQAAGDRAYGSYVLVTMSRQAVYLGHGREAVQLARVAQQGVGSSAPPVVQSLLYAAEARGHGVLGEARACAASLVRAERSLEASRPGDEVPYWARFFDEAQLADEQGHCYRDLQQYRAAAQHAERSLQLRAPGFARSRLFCRVVLATARLGLGELEQACQLGAEAAQAAAEMRSARAHEYVREFERRLEPYRDAAPVRGYRDRLAALG; this is encoded by the coding sequence ATGACGGAACGACCCCCGCAGCGCACTCCCAACCGCCAGCTAGCCGCGCTCATCTCGGAAGCCGGGTTCTCCAATGCGGGCCTTGCCCGCCGCGTCGATCAGCTCGGCCTCGAACACGGCCTCGATCTGCGCTACGACAAGACGTCCGTGACCAGATGGCTGCGCGGGCAGCAGCCCCGCGGCACCACACCCGCACTGATCGCCGAGGTCTTCACCCGACGGCTCGGGCGGCGCCTGTCCGCCCAGGACCTCGGGCTCGACGCGTGCGCGCCGGTATACGCCGGGCTGGAGTTCGCCGCCACGCCCGAAGAGGCCGTCGACATCGTCGGGGGCCTGTGGCGCAAGGACTCCGGCAGCCACGCCGAACTGCGGAAGATCGCGTTCACCCCGGCCGGCCTCGTCGTGCCGAGCCGGGACTGGCTGATCGGCCGGGCCGACGAGCGCGTCGGGCGCGGGGAGACCGATCCCGGCCAGGTGCGCGTGCCCGCCCAGGGCCGCCCCGGCGTGCCCCGCCAGCGCAGGGAGTCCGACCGCGGCCCCGGCCAGCGCGTCACCAACGGCGACATCGCGGCGCTGCGCTCCGTCGGCGAGCTGTTCCGCGCGCTCGACAACGCCTACGGCGGCGGGCACGCACGCCAGGCCCTCGTCCGCTACCTGGAGCACGAGGCCGAGCCGATGCTCCGCGGCACCTACGGCGAGCAGGCCGGGCGGCGGCTCTTCGCGGCCGCCGCCGATCTGACCCGCCTCGCGGGCTGGACCTCGTACGACATCGCGGCCCACGGCCTCGCCCAGCGGTACTACGTCCAGGCGCTGCGCCTCTCGCAGGCGGCGGGCGACCGGGCGTACGGCTCGTACGTCCTGGTCACGATGAGCCGCCAGGCCGTCTACCTCGGGCACGGACGCGAGGCCGTGCAGCTCGCGCGCGTGGCCCAGCAGGGCGTCGGCTCCTCGGCGCCGCCCGTGGTGCAGTCCCTGCTGTACGCCGCCGAGGCGCGCGGGCACGGGGTGCTCGGCGAGGCGCGGGCCTGCGCGGCCTCCCTGGTGCGGGCCGAGCGGTCGCTCGAAGCGTCCCGGCCCGGCGACGAGGTGCCGTACTGGGCGCGGTTCTTCGACGAGGCGCAGCTCGCGGACGAGCAGGGGCACTGCTACCGCGACCTCCAGCAGTACCGCGCCGCCGCCCAGCACGCCGAGCGCTCGCTCCAGCTGCGCGCGCCCGGCTTCGCGCGCAGCCGCCTGTTCTGCCGGGTGGTGCTCGCCACCGCGCGGCTCGGCCTCGGCGAGCTGGAGCAGGCCTGCCAGCTCGGCGCGGAGGCGGCGCAGGCGGCGGCGGAGATGCGGTCCGCCCGGGCCCATGAGTACGTACGCGAATTCGAGCGCCGCCTTGAGCCGTACCGGGACGCGGCGCCGGTGCGGGGGTACCGCGATAGGCTCGCGGCCCTCGGGTGA
- the aceE gene encoding pyruvate dehydrogenase (acetyl-transferring), homodimeric type produces MTDPSAIQPSELDQLPDRDPEETAEWQASLDAVTQAAGPHRAAYLMRRTLERAEGAGLALPKLLETDYVNTIPTSAEPAVEGDEEMERKITAWNRWNAAAMVTRGSKHGVGGHIATFASAAWLYETGFNHFFKGKESGEAAGSGDQLYIQGHASPGIYARAFLDGRLNEAQLDNFRQEAGGNGLPSYPHPRRLPWLWEFPTVSMGLGPLSAIYQARFNRYLTNRGIKDVSASHVWAFLGDGEMDEPESTAALALAAREGLDNLTYVINCNLQRLDGPVRANFRVVQELEAQFRGAGWNVIKVLWGNAWDELFQLDTTGALVRRLREVPDAQFQTYATRDAAYIREHFFGSEPALVELGKLLSDDKISECFHLSRGGHEARKVYAAYRAALTHKGAPTVILAQTVKGFTLGKGFESKNANHQMKKLTVDEFKDMRDLLELPIPDSAFVDGQVPYGHPGADSPEVRYLQERRAALGGPAPARRTQPLAPLPAAADKTFASFDKGSGSQNVATTMAFVRLVKDLVRDKETGKRWVPIVPDEARTFGMESLFPSLGIYSPKGQTYEPVDRDQLMYYKEAKDGQILNEGITEAGSMADFIAASTSYATHGEAMIPFYIFYSMFGWQRTADQMWQLGDQLGRGFLVGATAGRTTLTGEGLQHADGHSPVIAATNPAALSYDPAFAYEIAAIVKEGLRRMYGEAHEGEDQNVFYYLTVYNEPMPQPAKPAGVDEGIVRGLYRFNTAESAGLSPAANAARIQLLGSGTAIHWTLKAQQMLAEEWGVAADVWSATSWTELRRDALEADEALLRGEERTPYIRTALEGAQGPVLAVSDYMRQVPDQIAQWVEQDYSSLGADGFGLSDTRDAARRHFGIDAESIVVAALAQLARRGEVPASAVKEARAKYGL; encoded by the coding sequence ATGACCGACCCCTCCGCAATCCAGCCGAGCGAGCTCGACCAGCTCCCGGACCGCGACCCCGAGGAGACCGCCGAATGGCAGGCCTCCCTGGACGCCGTTACCCAGGCGGCCGGGCCGCACCGTGCCGCGTACCTGATGCGCCGCACGCTGGAGCGTGCCGAGGGCGCGGGCCTGGCGCTGCCCAAGCTCCTCGAGACCGACTACGTCAACACCATTCCCACCTCCGCCGAGCCCGCCGTCGAGGGTGACGAGGAGATGGAGCGGAAGATCACCGCGTGGAACCGCTGGAACGCGGCCGCGATGGTCACCCGCGGTTCGAAGCACGGCGTCGGCGGCCACATCGCGACCTTCGCGTCCGCCGCCTGGCTGTACGAGACCGGCTTCAACCACTTCTTCAAGGGCAAGGAGTCCGGCGAGGCCGCCGGCTCCGGCGACCAGCTCTACATCCAGGGCCACGCCTCCCCCGGCATCTACGCCCGCGCCTTCCTCGACGGCCGTCTGAACGAGGCGCAGCTCGACAACTTCCGCCAGGAGGCGGGCGGCAACGGCCTGCCGTCCTACCCGCACCCGCGCCGCCTGCCCTGGCTGTGGGAGTTCCCGACGGTCTCCATGGGCCTCGGCCCGCTGTCGGCGATCTACCAGGCGCGCTTCAACCGCTACCTCACCAACCGCGGCATCAAGGACGTCTCCGCCTCGCACGTGTGGGCGTTCCTCGGTGACGGCGAGATGGACGAGCCCGAGTCGACGGCGGCCCTCGCACTGGCCGCGCGCGAGGGTCTCGACAACCTCACGTACGTCATCAACTGCAACCTCCAGCGCCTCGACGGCCCGGTCCGCGCCAACTTCCGCGTGGTGCAGGAGCTGGAGGCCCAGTTCCGCGGCGCCGGCTGGAACGTCATCAAGGTCCTGTGGGGCAACGCCTGGGACGAGCTGTTCCAGCTCGACACCACCGGCGCCCTGGTCCGCCGCCTGCGCGAGGTGCCGGACGCACAGTTCCAGACGTACGCGACGCGCGACGCCGCCTACATCCGCGAGCACTTCTTCGGCTCCGAGCCCGCGCTCGTCGAGCTGGGCAAGCTGCTGAGCGACGACAAGATCAGCGAGTGCTTCCACCTCTCGCGCGGCGGCCACGAGGCCCGCAAGGTCTACGCGGCCTACCGTGCGGCGCTCACCCACAAGGGCGCGCCGACCGTGATCCTCGCGCAGACGGTCAAGGGCTTCACGCTCGGCAAGGGCTTCGAGTCCAAGAACGCCAACCACCAGATGAAGAAGCTGACGGTGGACGAGTTCAAGGACATGCGGGACCTCCTCGAGCTGCCGATCCCGGACAGCGCCTTCGTCGACGGCCAGGTGCCCTACGGCCACCCCGGCGCCGACTCCCCCGAGGTCCGCTACCTCCAGGAGCGCCGCGCGGCCCTCGGCGGCCCGGCCCCGGCCCGCCGCACGCAGCCGCTGGCCCCGCTGCCGGCCGCCGCGGACAAGACGTTCGCCTCCTTCGACAAGGGCTCCGGCTCGCAGAACGTGGCGACGACCATGGCGTTCGTACGCCTGGTCAAGGACCTCGTACGCGACAAGGAGACCGGCAAGCGCTGGGTGCCGATCGTCCCCGACGAGGCGCGCACCTTCGGCATGGAGTCGCTCTTCCCCTCGCTCGGCATCTACTCGCCGAAGGGCCAGACGTACGAGCCGGTCGACCGCGACCAGCTGATGTACTACAAGGAGGCCAAGGACGGCCAGATCCTCAACGAGGGGATCACCGAGGCCGGTTCCATGGCGGACTTCATCGCCGCGTCCACGTCGTACGCGACGCACGGCGAAGCGATGATCCCCTTCTACATCTTCTACTCGATGTTCGGCTGGCAGCGCACGGCCGACCAGATGTGGCAGCTCGGCGACCAGCTCGGCCGCGGCTTCCTCGTCGGCGCCACGGCCGGCCGTACGACGCTGACGGGTGAGGGCCTCCAGCACGCGGACGGTCACTCACCGGTGATCGCGGCGACCAACCCGGCCGCGCTCTCCTACGACCCGGCGTTCGCGTACGAGATCGCCGCGATCGTCAAGGAGGGTCTGCGCCGCATGTACGGCGAGGCCCACGAGGGCGAGGACCAGAACGTCTTCTACTACCTCACCGTCTACAACGAGCCCATGCCGCAGCCCGCGAAGCCCGCGGGCGTCGACGAGGGCATCGTGCGCGGCCTCTACCGCTTCAACACGGCGGAGTCCGCGGGCCTCTCCCCTGCGGCCAACGCCGCGCGCATCCAGCTGCTCGGCTCCGGCACCGCCATCCACTGGACCCTGAAGGCCCAGCAGATGCTCGCCGAGGAGTGGGGCGTGGCCGCCGACGTGTGGTCCGCGACGTCCTGGACCGAGCTGCGCCGTGACGCCCTGGAGGCGGACGAGGCGCTGCTGCGCGGCGAGGAGCGCACCCCCTACATCCGTACGGCGCTGGAGGGCGCGCAGGGCCCGGTGCTCGCGGTCTCCGACTACATGCGCCAGGTCCCGGACCAGATCGCGCAGTGGGTCGAGCAGGACTACTCCTCGCTCGGCGCGGACGGCTTCGGCCTCTCCGACACGCGTGACGCGGCGCGCCGCCACTTCGGCATCGACGCGGAGTCGATCGTCGTCGCGGCGCTCGCGCAGCTCGCCCGCCGCGGCGAGGTGCCCGCGTCCGCGGTGAAGGAGGCCCGGGCCAAATACGGCCTGTAG
- a CDS encoding GNAT family N-acetyltransferase — protein sequence MTDMHIRTALPEDDDALARLDRATWSTLHAVQPRPEPPYEPFFNDRFGPHDHLVAELEGRLVGYVKLGFPTPLAVNAHVRQIQGFVVAEDVRGTGVGRRLLRAAMDEARRQGAIRLTLRVLGHNTPARKLYEAEGFVIEGVLPGEFLLDGAYVDDVLMGRPL from the coding sequence ATGACGGACATGCACATACGCACCGCGCTGCCCGAGGACGACGACGCCCTCGCCCGTCTCGACCGCGCCACGTGGTCCACCCTGCACGCCGTGCAGCCCCGCCCCGAGCCTCCCTACGAGCCCTTCTTCAACGACCGGTTCGGCCCCCACGACCACCTCGTCGCCGAGCTGGAGGGGCGGCTCGTCGGCTATGTGAAGCTCGGGTTCCCCACGCCGCTCGCCGTCAACGCCCACGTCCGCCAGATCCAGGGCTTCGTCGTGGCCGAGGACGTGCGCGGCACGGGGGTCGGCAGGCGGCTGCTCCGGGCCGCCATGGACGAGGCCCGCAGACAGGGCGCCATCCGCCTCACGCTGCGGGTCCTCGGACACAACACCCCGGCCCGCAAGCTCTACGAAGCGGAGGGCTTCGTGATCGAGGGCGTGCTGCCCGGCGAGTTCCTGCTGGACGGCGCGTACGTCGACGACGTGCTGATGGGCCGCCCTCTGTGA
- a CDS encoding GntR family transcriptional regulator has translation MTAPVVHSLREQIREHIVEGIVSGRWKPGERIVERRIAVELEVSQTPVREALRELETLRLIESAPNKGVRVRNLTAADLEESYPVRAGLEAIAAELAAERLAEDCSALEPHVAALYEADRAADGTGQVRHTVAFHRELVRAADNSVLLHTWEGLGIEVFTALSIRWLGTVQQSYAEEHEALVSAFRRRDPAIAELVKSHVLGCAPRA, from the coding sequence ATGACCGCGCCCGTCGTTCACTCGCTGCGCGAACAGATCCGCGAGCACATCGTCGAGGGGATCGTCAGCGGGCGCTGGAAGCCGGGCGAGCGCATCGTGGAGCGTCGGATCGCCGTGGAGCTGGAGGTCTCGCAGACCCCGGTGCGCGAGGCGCTGCGGGAGCTGGAGACGCTGCGGCTCATCGAATCGGCGCCCAACAAGGGCGTGCGCGTACGGAACCTGACCGCCGCCGACCTGGAGGAGAGCTACCCCGTGCGGGCGGGCCTGGAGGCGATCGCCGCCGAGCTGGCGGCCGAGCGCCTCGCCGAGGACTGCTCGGCCCTGGAGCCCCATGTCGCGGCCCTCTACGAGGCGGACCGCGCCGCCGACGGCACCGGGCAGGTGCGGCACACCGTGGCCTTCCACCGGGAGCTGGTGCGGGCCGCGGACAACTCCGTGCTGCTGCACACCTGGGAGGGCCTCGGCATCGAGGTCTTCACCGCCCTGTCGATCCGCTGGCTGGGCACGGTCCAGCAGTCGTACGCGGAGGAGCACGAGGCGCTGGTGTCCGCCTTCCGGCGGCGTGATCCGGCCATCGCGGAGCTGGTCAAGTCCCACGTCCTGGGGTGCGCCCCGCGGGCCTGA
- a CDS encoding SDR family NAD(P)-dependent oxidoreductase produces MQTLNRYEGRRALVTGGGSGIGQATVLRMLAEGGRVVAADVSEDGLKDTAAKAGTDAERLTTAVVNIADEASVRAGVATATAALGGLDVLVNAAGILRSSHTHETTLDAFNQVIAVNLTGTFLMIREAIPALLRGEGSAVVNFSSTSAMFAHPYMAAYAASKGGIQSMTHALAAEYAKQGIRFTAVQPGSISSGMTDGSGASRQSLGPGLPEDADMSLFVKLAPALGQGFAGPETVASVVAMLASDDGRFITGTEVRIDGGTHY; encoded by the coding sequence ATGCAGACCCTGAACCGTTACGAGGGACGCCGCGCCCTGGTCACCGGCGGCGGCTCCGGCATCGGGCAGGCGACCGTGCTGCGCATGCTGGCCGAGGGCGGCAGGGTCGTCGCCGCCGACGTCAGCGAGGACGGCCTGAAGGACACTGCCGCCAAGGCGGGCACGGACGCGGAGCGCCTCACCACCGCCGTCGTGAACATCGCCGACGAGGCCTCGGTCCGCGCCGGTGTCGCCACCGCCACGGCCGCGCTCGGGGGCCTCGACGTCCTGGTCAACGCCGCGGGCATTCTGCGCTCCTCGCACACCCACGAGACCACCCTCGACGCCTTCAACCAGGTCATCGCCGTCAACCTCACCGGCACCTTCCTGATGATCCGCGAGGCGATACCGGCGCTGCTCCGGGGCGAGGGCTCCGCCGTCGTCAACTTCAGCTCCACCTCGGCGATGTTCGCCCACCCGTACATGGCGGCGTACGCGGCCAGCAAGGGCGGCATCCAGTCCATGACGCACGCCCTCGCCGCCGAGTACGCGAAGCAGGGCATCCGGTTCACCGCCGTCCAGCCCGGCTCCATCTCCTCCGGGATGACGGACGGTTCGGGCGCGAGCCGGCAGAGCCTTGGCCCCGGTCTGCCCGAGGACGCCGACATGAGCCTGTTCGTGAAGCTGGCGCCCGCCCTCGGCCAGGGCTTCGCCGGTCCCGAGACCGTCGCGTCCGTCGTGGCCATGCTCGCCTCGGACGACGGCCGCTTCATCACCGGCACCGAGGTGCGCATCGACGGCGGCACCCACTACTGA
- the lipB gene encoding lipoyl(octanoyl) transferase LipB → MSEFRFVHMGFGPDAVEYQEAWDEQRRVHAARFADEVPDTCLLVEHPPVYTAGRRTEDSERPLDGTPVIDVDRGGKITWHGPGQLVGYPIQKLPRPVDVVAHVRRLEEALIRTCAEFGLETSRVEGRSGVWVLGDPVAERPALGGLSLDFDPRLTDDEFDARFNGPEYAPSNAGQRREDRKIAAIGIRVAKGVTMHGFSLNVNPDNTWFDRIIPCGIRDAGVTSLAYELDREITIADVLPVAERHLRDVLENAELKPRVVERQTEKQAEPAGA, encoded by the coding sequence GTGAGTGAGTTTCGGTTCGTCCATATGGGCTTCGGCCCGGACGCCGTGGAGTACCAGGAGGCATGGGACGAGCAGCGCCGCGTGCACGCGGCCCGCTTCGCCGACGAGGTGCCCGACACCTGCCTGCTCGTGGAGCATCCGCCGGTCTACACCGCGGGCCGGCGCACCGAGGACAGCGAGCGCCCGCTGGACGGCACGCCCGTCATCGACGTGGACCGCGGCGGCAAGATCACCTGGCACGGTCCGGGCCAGCTGGTGGGCTATCCGATCCAGAAGCTGCCGCGCCCGGTGGACGTCGTAGCACATGTGCGGCGTCTGGAGGAGGCTCTTATCCGTACGTGTGCGGAGTTCGGCCTGGAGACCTCGCGCGTCGAGGGCCGCAGCGGCGTATGGGTCCTCGGGGACCCGGTGGCGGAGCGCCCGGCGCTCGGCGGCCTCTCCCTGGACTTCGACCCGCGCCTGACGGACGACGAGTTCGACGCCCGGTTCAACGGTCCGGAGTACGCGCCGTCCAACGCGGGCCAGCGCCGCGAGGACCGCAAGATCGCCGCGATCGGCATCCGCGTCGCCAAGGGCGTGACGATGCACGGCTTCTCGCTGAACGTGAACCCGGACAACACCTGGTTCGACCGGATCATCCCGTGCGGCATCCGCGACGCGGGCGTCACGTCCCTGGCGTACGAGCTGGACCGCGAGATCACCATCGCCGACGTCCTGCCCGTCGCCGAGCGGCATCTGCGGGACGTACTGGAGAACGCGGAGCTGAAGCCGCGGGTCGTGGAACGGCAGACGGAGAAGCAGGCCGAGCCCGCGGGCGCCTAG
- a CDS encoding WYL domain-containing protein → MRAARLIKMVLLLQARPSMTAAELAAELEVSERTITRDAQALSEAGVPVYADRGRTGGYRLIGGYRTRLTGLGRSEAEALFLSGVPGALREMGLEDAASAARLKVSAALMPSLRDAPHSASQRFHLDAPGWFKESPAPELLPAVADAVWDDRRITARYRRQQGEVERELEPYGLVLKAGVWYLCARVPDSGSHRVYRIDRFTAVAVGEERFIRDEEFDLPAFWEERAAQFARAILRTEVVVRLTEAGVRQLPYATDRVVAREAMESAGEPDATGRVTATLPVESDDVAYTQLMALGPEVEVLEPATLRERFAEAAARSAALYR, encoded by the coding sequence ATGCGCGCTGCCCGCCTGATCAAGATGGTGCTCCTGCTCCAGGCCCGGCCCTCCATGACCGCCGCCGAGCTGGCCGCCGAGCTGGAGGTGTCGGAGCGCACCATCACGCGGGACGCGCAGGCGCTGTCGGAGGCGGGCGTGCCCGTCTACGCCGACCGGGGGCGGACCGGCGGCTACCGGCTCATCGGCGGCTACCGCACGCGGCTCACCGGGCTCGGCCGCAGCGAGGCCGAGGCGCTGTTCCTCTCCGGGGTGCCGGGCGCGCTGCGGGAGATGGGTCTTGAGGACGCGGCCTCGGCGGCCCGTCTGAAGGTGTCGGCGGCGCTCATGCCCTCGCTGCGGGACGCCCCGCACAGCGCCTCGCAGCGGTTCCATCTGGACGCGCCGGGCTGGTTCAAGGAGTCGCCCGCGCCCGAGCTGCTGCCCGCCGTCGCGGACGCGGTCTGGGACGACCGGCGGATCACCGCCCGCTACCGCCGCCAACAGGGCGAGGTGGAGCGGGAGTTGGAGCCGTACGGGCTCGTGCTCAAGGCGGGCGTCTGGTATCTGTGCGCACGGGTGCCCGATTCCGGCTCGCACCGCGTGTACCGCATCGACCGGTTCACCGCGGTCGCCGTCGGCGAGGAACGCTTCATACGGGACGAGGAGTTCGACCTGCCGGCCTTCTGGGAGGAGCGGGCGGCGCAGTTCGCGCGGGCGATCCTGCGGACGGAGGTCGTGGTGCGGCTCACCGAGGCGGGCGTGCGTCAGCTGCCGTACGCCACCGACCGGGTGGTGGCGCGGGAGGCCATGGAGAGCGCCGGTGAGCCCGACGCGACGGGCAGGGTGACGGCCACCCTGCCCGTCGAGAGCGACGACGTGGCGTACACGCAGCTCATGGCGCTCGGCCCGGAGGTGGAGGTGCTGGAGCCCGCCACGCTGCGGGAGCGGTTCGCGGAAGCGGCGGCGCGCTCGGCGGCGCTCTACCGGTAG